Proteins from one Microbacterium hatanonis genomic window:
- a CDS encoding ABC transporter permease, which translates to MLRTISRSPVLRRILTIVGTLFGVAVVVFVMLRAIPGDQITAGLGTEAAALTPEQRTQLEAYYGLDQPLVVQFFSWLGNMFVGNFGFSSRAQESVLALTAMSLPVTLELAVIAIILALVIGVPLGMLSASKPDSARDAVGQTVALAGLSVPAFLLGTTLLSVLSANLGFNPNGQAFAYFFQNPILNLQQMLLPALVLGFGIAAPIIRTTRAAVLEIRSNDFIRTARAKGVPPRRLQFRHVLRNALVPIVTMTGLQFGYLLGGAVVVEQIFSLPGVGRQVLLGIQQKEYALVQSTVLFIALAFVIVNLLTDLMYRIIDPRVRAA; encoded by the coding sequence ATGCTCCGCACAATCTCTCGAAGCCCCGTTCTCCGACGCATCCTCACGATCGTGGGGACCCTCTTCGGGGTGGCTGTCGTCGTCTTCGTGATGCTCCGCGCCATCCCCGGCGACCAGATCACCGCCGGTCTCGGCACCGAGGCCGCCGCGCTCACCCCCGAGCAGCGCACTCAGCTCGAGGCCTATTACGGGCTCGACCAGCCCCTCGTCGTGCAGTTCTTCTCGTGGCTCGGCAACATGTTCGTCGGGAACTTCGGGTTCTCGTCACGAGCACAGGAGAGCGTGCTCGCTCTGACCGCGATGTCGCTCCCGGTCACCCTCGAGCTGGCGGTGATCGCGATCATCCTCGCTCTCGTCATCGGCGTTCCCCTCGGCATGCTGTCGGCCTCCAAGCCCGACTCGGCCCGCGACGCCGTCGGGCAGACGGTGGCCCTGGCGGGTCTGTCGGTCCCGGCCTTCCTTCTCGGCACGACCCTCCTGTCGGTGTTGTCCGCGAACCTCGGATTCAACCCGAACGGCCAGGCTTTCGCCTACTTCTTCCAGAACCCGATCCTGAACCTGCAGCAGATGCTGCTGCCGGCGCTCGTGCTCGGCTTCGGGATCGCGGCGCCCATCATCCGCACCACGCGCGCCGCCGTCCTCGAGATCCGCTCGAACGACTTCATCCGCACCGCGCGGGCGAAGGGCGTGCCGCCGCGGCGACTCCAGTTCCGCCATGTGCTGCGCAATGCGCTCGTGCCGATCGTCACGATGACCGGTCTCCAGTTCGGCTACCTGCTCGGCGGCGCCGTCGTCGTGGAGCAGATCTTCTCCCTACCGGGTGTCGGGCGTCAGGTGCTGCTCGGCATCCAGCAGAAGGAGTACGCCCTCGTGCAGAGCACGGTCCTGTTCATCGCGTTGGCCTTCGTCATCGTCAACCTGCTCACCGACCTCATGTACCGAATCATCGACCCGAGGGTGCGTGCCGCATGA
- a CDS encoding ABC transporter permease produces MTDIAQSAAIAPGGGRATERIRLLLRSKTGLAGLIIVTLLALVSLAAAFNLLPYDPIAQDPPARLQPPSAAHWFGTDQFGRDVFSRVASGVANSAVVALVAVAFATVVGTLGGLVAGFYRGPADAGISGVTNVLFAFPPLLLALALASVFTRNWFTVAVAIAIVYVPIFIRVTRAPVLSLREVDYIKAATSTGQRRSAIMFRHVLPNITSIVIVQVTLSLSWAVLTEASLSFLGLGTPPPAASLGSMIFDARTLVTLAPWNMIAPGLVMVLLVVGLNLLGDGLRDALDPRNRGKK; encoded by the coding sequence ATGACCGATATCGCACAGTCCGCCGCCATCGCCCCCGGCGGCGGGCGGGCCACGGAGCGCATCCGTCTGCTCCTCAGGAGCAAGACGGGTCTCGCCGGCCTCATCATCGTGACGCTGCTCGCGCTGGTGAGTCTCGCTGCCGCGTTCAACCTGCTGCCCTACGACCCCATCGCCCAGGATCCGCCGGCGCGGTTGCAGCCGCCGTCCGCGGCGCACTGGTTCGGGACCGACCAGTTCGGCCGTGATGTGTTCTCGCGGGTCGCGTCGGGTGTCGCCAACTCCGCGGTGGTCGCGCTGGTCGCCGTGGCGTTCGCCACCGTCGTCGGCACCCTCGGCGGTCTCGTCGCGGGCTTCTATCGCGGACCCGCCGACGCCGGCATCAGCGGCGTGACGAACGTCCTGTTCGCCTTCCCGCCCTTGCTGCTCGCCCTCGCGCTCGCATCCGTCTTCACGCGCAACTGGTTCACGGTCGCCGTGGCGATCGCCATCGTGTACGTACCCATCTTCATCAGAGTCACCCGCGCGCCGGTCCTCTCCCTGAGGGAGGTCGACTACATCAAGGCGGCCACCAGCACGGGGCAGCGGCGGTCGGCCATCATGTTCCGTCACGTGCTGCCCAACATCACCTCGATCGTCATCGTGCAGGTCACGTTGTCGCTGTCGTGGGCGGTGCTCACCGAAGCATCCCTCAGCTTCCTCGGTCTCGGGACGCCCCCGCCGGCCGCATCGCTCGGATCGATGATCTTCGACGCGCGCACGCTCGTGACTCTCGCCCCGTGGAACATGATCGCGCCCGGCCTCGTGATGGTTCTGCTCGTCGTCGGGCTGAATCTGCTCGGCGACGGTTTGCGCGACGCTCTCGACCCCAGAAACAGAGGCAAGAAGTAG
- the murQ gene encoding N-acetylmuramic acid 6-phosphate etherase encodes MTSHDVLAALTTEDSDPRYAAIDTQSVDELARLMNEADATVPAAVNAALPQIVPAIEALVDRMSKGGRLIYVGAGTPGRIGVLDASECPPTFNTPPELVFGIIAGGPIAVSNPVEGAEDDSGAGAAAIDEAGVGELDTVIGIASSGRTPYVVAAVERARQRGALTVGLSCNPDTELSAAAEHGIEVNVGPEFVSGSTRLKAGTAQKLVLNMFSTIAMVRLGKTYGNLMVDVRATNHKLRERAIRMVAQIAQVNRDVAERALVAVDFDVKSASVMLVKGIGRTEAAHALDEAGHRLRVALEAS; translated from the coding sequence ATGACCTCCCACGACGTCCTCGCCGCCCTCACCACCGAGGACAGCGACCCCCGATACGCCGCCATCGACACGCAGTCCGTCGACGAGCTCGCACGGCTCATGAACGAGGCGGACGCCACCGTGCCCGCCGCCGTCAACGCGGCCCTCCCTCAGATCGTTCCGGCCATCGAAGCCCTCGTCGACCGGATGTCCAAGGGGGGACGACTCATCTACGTGGGGGCGGGAACCCCCGGTCGCATCGGTGTTCTCGATGCATCCGAGTGCCCGCCCACGTTCAACACTCCGCCCGAGCTCGTGTTCGGGATCATCGCGGGCGGACCGATCGCGGTCAGTAACCCCGTCGAGGGCGCCGAGGACGACAGCGGGGCCGGCGCCGCGGCGATCGACGAGGCAGGTGTCGGCGAGCTCGACACGGTCATCGGGATCGCCTCGAGCGGACGCACCCCCTACGTCGTGGCCGCCGTCGAACGCGCCCGACAGCGAGGCGCGTTGACCGTCGGGCTGTCGTGCAACCCCGACACGGAGCTCAGCGCCGCGGCCGAACACGGTATCGAGGTGAACGTCGGGCCGGAGTTCGTCAGCGGTTCGACCCGGCTGAAGGCCGGTACCGCTCAGAAGCTCGTGCTGAACATGTTCTCGACCATCGCCATGGTGCGTCTGGGGAAGACCTACGGCAACCTGATGGTCGACGTGCGGGCCACCAACCACAAGCTCCGTGAACGCGCCATCCGTATGGTCGCTCAGATCGCGCAGGTGAACCGCGATGTCGCCGAACGGGCCCTCGTCGCCGTCGATTTCGATGTCAAGAGCGCTTCCGTGATGCTCGTCAAAGGGATCGGGCGTACCGAGGCCGCTCACGCTCTGGACGAGGCGGGGCATCGGCTTCGTGTCGCCCTGGAGGCCTCCTGA
- a CDS encoding anhydro-N-acetylmuramic acid kinase yields MRVAGLISGTSHDGIDVAVVEFAAEGTSLVGRVLYDGSVPYDPQLRARLIAALPPAPTTLDEITQLDTLIGQAFADVAQMAADAVGGVDAVCSHGQTVFHWVDGQHALGTLQIGQPAWIAERLGVPTVADVRIRDITAGGQGAPLVSFLDELLLRDRGRAGALNLGGISNITVVDGADVFAYDIGPANALIDAVIVARGLNPFGYDDDARIARSGHVHGALLDSLLADPYYLLPAPKSTGKEHFHLDYVNAHLDRQPGAIPSEDVIATLTELTVRTVADAIRRTGLTTLVVSGGGCRNPLILDGLTASLPEVDVLLTDELGAPADSKEAILFALIGWCTLHGVAGVVPGGTGASAPRILGTITPGAGPLVLPTAAEGVTSLRLEANARG; encoded by the coding sequence ATGCGCGTCGCCGGACTCATCTCGGGCACGTCGCACGACGGCATCGACGTCGCTGTGGTCGAGTTCGCCGCGGAGGGCACGAGTCTCGTCGGGCGGGTGCTCTACGACGGCAGCGTTCCGTACGACCCTCAGCTGCGGGCGCGGCTGATCGCGGCACTCCCGCCCGCTCCGACGACGCTCGATGAGATCACCCAGCTCGACACGCTGATCGGACAGGCCTTCGCCGACGTGGCGCAGATGGCCGCCGATGCGGTCGGCGGTGTCGACGCGGTGTGCAGCCACGGGCAGACCGTCTTCCACTGGGTGGACGGTCAGCACGCTCTCGGCACGCTCCAGATCGGACAGCCGGCGTGGATCGCCGAGCGCCTCGGCGTGCCCACGGTCGCCGACGTCCGCATCCGCGACATCACCGCGGGCGGTCAGGGCGCGCCGCTGGTGTCGTTCCTCGACGAGCTCCTCCTCCGCGACCGCGGGCGAGCCGGGGCCCTCAACCTGGGCGGCATCTCGAACATCACCGTCGTCGATGGAGCGGATGTCTTCGCCTACGACATCGGGCCGGCGAACGCGCTCATCGACGCGGTCATCGTCGCGCGGGGACTCAACCCCTTCGGTTACGACGACGACGCCCGCATCGCCCGATCGGGCCACGTGCACGGGGCCCTCCTGGATTCGTTGCTCGCAGACCCGTATTACCTCCTGCCGGCGCCCAAGAGCACGGGCAAGGAGCACTTCCACCTGGATTACGTCAACGCCCATCTCGACCGGCAGCCCGGAGCGATCCCCTCGGAGGACGTGATCGCGACGCTCACCGAGCTCACGGTGCGGACGGTGGCCGATGCCATCCGGCGCACCGGGTTGACCACGTTGGTCGTCTCGGGAGGCGGATGCCGCAACCCCCTCATCCTCGACGGGCTCACGGCCAGCCTGCCGGAGGTCGATGTGCTCCTCACCGACGAACTGGGCGCACCGGCGGACAGCAAGGAGGCCATCCTCTTCGCGCTCATCGGCTGGTGCACCCTTCACGGAGTCGCCGGCGTCGTGCCCGGGGGCACCGGGGCGTCCGCACCGCGCATTCTCGGCACCATCACCCCCGGGGCGGGACCCCTCGTGCTGCCCACCGCCGCGGAGGGTGTCACGTCGCTCCGGCTCGAAGCGAACGCGCGGGGATGA
- a CDS encoding enolase C-terminal domain-like protein: protein MAAPDPAGDDRTITGLRVEVTTALLKAPFVTSVRRADAAQIVVVEARDAAGRVGMGEAAVSWRVTGESPQSVTAAVAGPLSDVVVGRVPHDRTLTQDIAAAVWGNASARNAVECAVAELRSAQTGNAVWQRLGARSPSVRTDRTLSAATPRELAAAAVRHCEEGFGVLKVKVRAADDTVAGVREVRAAVGDGVRLRIDANQAWTADEAIRVIREMERAGVDLEFVEQPVAADDLPALAAVAAAVETPVMADESVRTAADVRTMAERTSVALVNIKLAKTGGLAAAERAAAVAREHGIGVVVGCMLEGPVGITAAAGFAAAIAPEVVHDLDGAHWLAEPPLTDRTATFRGDTILLPTAPEDR from the coding sequence ATGGCTGCGCCCGACCCCGCCGGCGACGACCGGACGATCACCGGCCTCCGCGTCGAGGTCACGACCGCCCTGCTGAAGGCGCCGTTCGTCACGTCGGTTCGGCGCGCGGATGCTGCGCAGATCGTCGTCGTCGAGGCTCGTGACGCCGCGGGTCGCGTGGGGATGGGCGAGGCCGCGGTCAGCTGGCGGGTCACCGGCGAGAGCCCTCAGAGCGTGACGGCCGCGGTCGCCGGTCCGCTGTCCGACGTCGTCGTCGGCCGAGTGCCGCACGATCGCACTCTGACACAGGACATCGCCGCCGCGGTCTGGGGCAACGCCTCGGCGCGCAACGCGGTGGAGTGCGCCGTCGCCGAACTTCGATCGGCACAGACCGGCAACGCCGTGTGGCAGCGGCTGGGCGCGCGGTCTCCTTCCGTCCGCACCGATCGGACCCTCTCCGCCGCAACTCCCCGCGAACTCGCAGCGGCCGCGGTGAGGCACTGCGAGGAGGGTTTCGGGGTGCTGAAGGTCAAGGTGCGAGCGGCGGACGACACCGTCGCGGGGGTCCGGGAGGTGCGCGCGGCCGTCGGAGACGGCGTGAGGTTGCGCATCGATGCCAACCAGGCCTGGACGGCGGACGAGGCGATCCGCGTCATCCGAGAGATGGAGCGGGCGGGTGTCGACCTCGAGTTCGTCGAGCAACCCGTGGCGGCAGACGATCTCCCCGCTCTGGCAGCGGTCGCCGCCGCCGTCGAGACGCCCGTGATGGCGGACGAATCGGTCCGCACTGCGGCCGACGTCCGCACGATGGCGGAGCGGACGTCCGTCGCGCTGGTGAACATCAAACTCGCCAAGACGGGCGGGTTGGCGGCGGCAGAGCGGGCAGCGGCGGTGGCGCGCGAACACGGGATCGGCGTGGTCGTCGGATGCATGCTGGAAGGACCGGTCGGCATCACGGCCGCCGCCGGGTTCGCGGCGGCCATCGCGCCGGAGGTCGTCCACGATCTCGACGGGGCGCATTGGCTGGCCGAACCGCCGCTCACCGATCGCACCGCCACGTTCCGCGGCGACACCATCCTGCTCCCGACCGCCCCGGAGGACCGATGA
- a CDS encoding serine hydrolase domain-containing protein, whose amino-acid sequence MTVSAVARALRDQPDAPLGAVVGHARRGLVEIAADGLRTTGGEPVTAGTIFDLASVSKVAGTTSAVHRLAHLGELDLDSAVSRFLPGSPCDRRTTIRDLLTHRAGLWEWQPFYLADDPSRAVDVLPLRYTPGTARHYSDVGFMLLGRVIEAVTGSGLAIAVQHLVHGPLGMRSTGFGPVTGVVAASSVGDRAEERMVATGEPYPIVLESRRPHRWRDEEIIGEANDGNCFHAFAGVSGHAGLFSDAADLLALGSSLAREDPHDLWGEAVSADVFRDGPDAGQALGWRSMPIALEGRRTRMLWHPGFTGCALGFVPGEDLAVVLLTNRLFAETPRPVADLWASALTAVPDLDVLPEREQLP is encoded by the coding sequence ATGACCGTCTCAGCGGTGGCCCGGGCGCTCCGCGACCAGCCCGACGCCCCTCTCGGAGCGGTCGTGGGCCATGCCCGTCGTGGTCTGGTGGAGATCGCCGCCGACGGCCTCCGCACCACGGGCGGCGAACCGGTGACCGCCGGGACGATCTTCGACCTCGCCTCGGTCAGCAAGGTCGCCGGCACCACCAGTGCCGTCCACCGGCTCGCCCACCTGGGAGAGCTGGATCTCGACAGTGCGGTCAGCCGCTTCCTCCCGGGCTCCCCGTGCGATCGGCGCACGACGATCCGCGACCTCCTCACGCACCGCGCGGGCCTCTGGGAGTGGCAGCCGTTCTACCTGGCGGACGACCCGAGCCGTGCGGTGGACGTCCTCCCGTTGCGCTACACCCCCGGCACCGCGCGGCACTACTCCGACGTGGGATTCATGCTGCTCGGCCGCGTCATCGAGGCGGTGACCGGCAGCGGTCTCGCCATCGCGGTCCAGCACCTCGTGCACGGGCCGCTGGGCATGCGCAGCACCGGTTTCGGACCGGTGACCGGTGTGGTCGCCGCATCCTCGGTCGGCGACCGCGCCGAGGAGAGGATGGTGGCGACGGGAGAGCCCTACCCGATCGTCCTCGAATCGCGCCGGCCGCACCGCTGGCGGGACGAGGAGATCATCGGCGAGGCGAACGACGGGAACTGCTTCCACGCCTTCGCGGGGGTGTCCGGCCACGCGGGTCTGTTCTCCGACGCCGCCGACCTGCTCGCCCTCGGGTCGTCGCTCGCGCGCGAGGATCCCCATGACCTCTGGGGCGAGGCCGTCTCCGCCGACGTCTTCCGCGACGGACCCGACGCCGGTCAGGCCCTCGGATGGAGGAGCATGCCCATCGCACTGGAGGGCCGCCGCACGCGGATGCTGTGGCACCCGGGCTTCACCGGATGCGCCCTGGGCTTCGTCCCCGGTGAGGACCTCGCCGTCGTCCTCCTCACCAATCGGCTGTTCGCCGAGACGCCGCGACCGGTCGCCGATCTCTGGGCGTCGGCACTCACCGCGGTCCCCGACCTTGATGTTTTACCCGAACGGGAGCAATTGCCATGA
- a CDS encoding ABC transporter ATP-binding protein produces MTRTTVTEPVLRIENLTVAFRSGRELVTAVRDVTIRVDPGETVAIVGESGSGKSTTAAAVNRLLPENAVIVQGSVRFDGRDLTSLPETEMVRLRGAGIGLVPQDPMSNLDPLMRVGDQIAEALEVHGYTTGAGTHERVLSLLEAVGIPNADQRARQYPHEFSGGMRQRVLIAMGLACKPRLLIADEPTSALDVTVQRRVLDQLDQLTEEMGAAVFLITHDLGLAAERADRIVVMLKGDVVEEGPAAEVLRNPQHEYTRRLIDAAPSLAVRTERPQRPTPEGASAAPLVEVTDLGKVFPLRSVKRGEPDTFTAVDGVSFSIPRGSTVSIVGESGSGKSTTANLILGLEDATSGSISFDGVDLATLRRSQMFAFRRRVQPVFQNPFASLDPRYTVGESIAEPMKVHRIGDAPARRARVEALLDQVALPRAMAERLPHELSGGQRQRVAIARALALKPDLVVLDEAVSALDVLVQAQILDLLAGLQAELGLSYLFISHDLAVVRMISDHVHVMQRGRIVESGSPDQIFGDPQQAYTRELLAAIPGADLDR; encoded by the coding sequence ATGACCCGAACCACTGTCACCGAACCGGTGCTGCGCATCGAGAACCTCACCGTGGCGTTCCGCAGCGGTCGCGAACTGGTGACCGCCGTGCGCGACGTCACCATCCGTGTCGATCCGGGCGAGACGGTCGCCATCGTCGGCGAGTCCGGGTCGGGGAAATCCACCACCGCCGCAGCGGTCAACCGTCTGCTGCCCGAGAACGCCGTCATCGTCCAGGGGTCCGTACGGTTCGACGGTCGCGACCTGACGAGCCTTCCCGAGACCGAGATGGTGCGGCTGCGCGGTGCGGGGATCGGGTTGGTTCCCCAGGATCCGATGTCGAACCTCGACCCGCTGATGCGCGTGGGGGATCAGATCGCCGAAGCGCTGGAGGTGCACGGCTACACGACCGGCGCCGGCACCCACGAGCGCGTCCTCTCGCTCCTGGAGGCCGTGGGGATCCCCAACGCCGACCAGCGAGCCCGGCAGTACCCGCACGAGTTCTCGGGAGGAATGCGTCAGCGCGTGCTGATCGCGATGGGACTGGCCTGCAAGCCCCGCCTCCTCATCGCTGACGAACCCACGTCGGCACTGGACGTGACCGTGCAGCGGCGGGTGCTCGACCAGCTCGACCAGCTCACCGAGGAGATGGGTGCGGCCGTCTTCCTCATCACCCACGACCTCGGACTGGCCGCCGAGCGAGCCGACCGGATCGTCGTCATGCTCAAGGGCGACGTCGTCGAGGAGGGGCCCGCCGCCGAGGTTCTGCGAAACCCGCAGCACGAGTACACGCGCAGGCTCATCGACGCGGCCCCGAGTCTTGCCGTCCGCACCGAACGACCGCAGCGACCCACCCCGGAGGGCGCCTCTGCGGCACCCCTGGTGGAGGTCACCGATCTGGGCAAGGTGTTCCCCCTCCGCTCGGTCAAGCGCGGCGAACCCGACACCTTCACCGCCGTGGACGGCGTCAGCTTCAGCATCCCTCGGGGCTCGACGGTGTCGATCGTCGGGGAATCGGGCTCCGGGAAGTCCACCACCGCGAACCTCATCCTGGGGCTCGAGGACGCCACCTCGGGGAGCATCTCCTTCGACGGCGTCGACCTCGCCACCCTCCGCCGCTCGCAGATGTTCGCCTTCCGTCGACGCGTCCAGCCGGTCTTCCAGAACCCCTTCGCCTCGCTGGATCCGAGGTACACCGTCGGCGAATCCATCGCCGAACCCATGAAGGTGCACCGCATCGGAGACGCCCCCGCGCGACGCGCTCGCGTCGAGGCCCTCCTCGATCAGGTCGCGCTTCCCCGCGCCATGGCCGAGCGGCTCCCGCACGAGCTGTCCGGCGGCCAGCGCCAGCGTGTCGCCATCGCCCGCGCGCTCGCTCTGAAGCCCGACCTCGTCGTGCTCGACGAGGCGGTCTCGGCGTTGGACGTGCTCGTCCAGGCGCAGATCCTCGACCTGCTCGCGGGTCTGCAGGCGGAGCTGGGCCTCAGCTACCTCTTCATCAGCCATGATCTCGCCGTCGTGCGCATGATCTCCGATCACGTGCACGTCATGCAGCGGGGTCGCATCGTGGAGAGCGGCAGCCCCGACCAGATCTTCGGCGACCCCCAGCAGGCGTACACGCGCGAGCTGCTCGCCGCGATCCCCGGCGCCGACCTGGACCGCTGA
- a CDS encoding FAD-binding and (Fe-S)-binding domain-containing protein translates to MAGRLLDAPVPRAISDAVAEASRIKTRAIDLAAYASDASHYLMTPEAVIVAADAEEVARLLAGATATRSRVTLRSGGTSLSGQAAGDGLLVDVRQRFRAIEVIDAGRRVKVQPGATVRQVNTRLAPYGYRLGPDPASEIACTIGGVVANNSSGMACGTVENTYATLESMVFVLPSGTIIDTSRADADAALVAAEPRLVDLLERLRCRVLDNPASVDLIRRQFALKNTMGYGLNSFLDHETPAQLLSHLIIGSEGTLAFVAEATFRTVPVSPLISTALAVFPTLKDATSALPELVASGAATLELLDAASLRVGQTLPGVPDEILGFAVTDQAALLVEYRGSDPDALAAQAARGGSILAGVDLHAEATFTRDPTARAKAWAFRKGLYASVAGARPSGTTALLEDVVVPVAALADTCESLQSLFDEYRYAESVIFGHAKDGNIHFMLTDRFEGDAAIGRYLGFTEDMVDLVLAAGGNLKAEHGTGRAMAPYVRRQYGDELYDVMRRLKDACDPAGIMNPGVIIDDDPNAHIRNIKLAPTIDPEADRCVECGYCEPVCPSRNLTLTPRQRIVVRRAATAARQRGDADLADELDDDYDYDGVQTCAVDGMCQTACPVLINTGALVKRLRRETASPVTARAWQAASAGWGATTRVGSLALSAAKKIPTPVVAAATTVGRALLGEDTVPAYSGELPGGGPSRGRLRGSVGASEGEPVGVYVPACVNSMFGPAGDGLGVTTAFVRLLERAGVRLVVPDEIESLCCGTPWSSKGYSAGGDLNAGRTTAAIRRASENGRLPVVVDASSCTEGFINTLRGEDVTVMDAVTFAAREILPRLATTPVFDSLVLHPTCSSVQLGLDGDVRVLAEAAAGEVTVPDAWGCCAFAGDRGMLHPELTASATEGEADEVRAMRADAHASCNRTCELGMTRATGEDYEHILELLEKASRP, encoded by the coding sequence GTGGCCGGCCGACTCCTCGACGCGCCCGTTCCGCGGGCGATCAGCGACGCGGTCGCCGAAGCGTCGCGCATCAAGACGAGGGCGATCGACCTCGCCGCGTACGCGAGCGATGCCTCGCACTACCTGATGACGCCGGAGGCGGTCATCGTCGCGGCGGATGCCGAGGAGGTCGCCCGGCTCCTGGCCGGCGCCACCGCGACGCGTTCGCGGGTGACCCTCCGATCGGGAGGTACGAGCCTCTCCGGCCAGGCGGCCGGAGACGGTCTGCTCGTCGACGTGCGCCAGCGATTCCGGGCGATCGAGGTCATCGACGCCGGCCGTCGAGTGAAGGTCCAGCCCGGCGCGACCGTGCGGCAGGTCAACACCCGCCTGGCCCCCTACGGCTACCGGCTGGGCCCCGACCCCGCCAGCGAGATCGCGTGCACCATCGGCGGCGTCGTCGCGAACAACTCCAGCGGCATGGCGTGCGGCACGGTGGAGAACACCTACGCGACCCTCGAGTCGATGGTGTTCGTGCTGCCCTCCGGCACCATCATCGACACCTCGCGCGCCGACGCCGATGCTGCACTCGTCGCCGCGGAGCCTCGGCTCGTCGACCTCCTCGAGCGACTGCGCTGTCGGGTGCTCGACAACCCCGCCTCCGTCGATCTCATCCGCCGTCAGTTCGCGCTGAAGAACACGATGGGCTACGGGCTCAACTCCTTCCTCGACCACGAGACCCCCGCGCAGCTGCTCTCGCACCTCATCATCGGATCGGAGGGAACCCTGGCCTTCGTCGCCGAGGCCACGTTCCGCACCGTGCCCGTCTCGCCACTGATCTCCACCGCCCTCGCGGTCTTCCCGACCCTGAAGGACGCCACGTCCGCACTCCCCGAGCTGGTCGCGTCGGGTGCGGCCACGCTGGAGCTGCTGGATGCGGCTTCCCTGCGCGTCGGTCAGACCCTGCCCGGGGTTCCCGATGAGATCCTCGGCTTCGCGGTGACCGATCAGGCGGCACTGCTCGTCGAGTACCGCGGCTCCGATCCCGACGCTCTCGCGGCTCAGGCGGCCCGAGGCGGGAGCATCCTGGCCGGGGTCGATCTGCACGCCGAGGCGACGTTCACCCGCGACCCGACGGCGCGGGCGAAGGCGTGGGCGTTCCGCAAGGGGCTGTATGCGTCGGTGGCCGGCGCGCGCCCGAGCGGTACGACGGCGCTCCTGGAAGATGTCGTCGTCCCCGTCGCCGCGCTCGCCGACACCTGCGAGTCGCTGCAGTCGCTGTTCGACGAGTACCGGTACGCCGAGAGCGTCATCTTCGGCCACGCCAAGGACGGCAACATCCATTTCATGCTCACCGACAGGTTCGAGGGCGACGCCGCCATCGGGCGGTACCTGGGCTTCACGGAGGACATGGTCGACCTCGTGCTCGCCGCGGGCGGCAACCTCAAAGCGGAGCACGGGACCGGTCGCGCGATGGCGCCCTACGTGCGGCGGCAGTACGGCGACGAGCTGTACGACGTGATGCGCCGCCTCAAGGACGCCTGCGATCCCGCGGGCATCATGAACCCGGGCGTGATCATCGACGACGACCCGAACGCCCATATCCGCAACATCAAGCTGGCTCCGACGATCGATCCCGAAGCGGACCGGTGCGTGGAGTGCGGCTACTGCGAACCCGTCTGCCCGAGTCGCAACCTCACGCTCACTCCGCGCCAGCGCATCGTGGTGCGCCGTGCGGCCACGGCGGCGCGGCAGCGGGGGGATGCGGATCTCGCCGACGAGCTCGACGACGACTACGACTACGACGGTGTGCAGACCTGCGCGGTCGACGGGATGTGCCAGACGGCGTGCCCCGTGCTGATCAACACCGGTGCCCTGGTCAAGCGACTGCGCCGCGAGACCGCCAGCCCGGTGACGGCTCGCGCCTGGCAGGCTGCCTCTGCGGGCTGGGGCGCCACGACCCGGGTCGGTTCCCTGGCGCTGTCCGCGGCCAAGAAGATCCCGACCCCCGTCGTCGCGGCTGCGACCACCGTGGGCCGCGCCTTGCTGGGGGAGGATACGGTGCCGGCCTACTCCGGCGAGCTGCCGGGTGGTGGTCCGTCCCGAGGGCGACTTCGAGGGAGCGTCGGCGCGAGTGAGGGCGAGCCCGTGGGCGTCTACGTGCCGGCGTGCGTGAACAGCATGTTCGGCCCGGCGGGCGACGGTCTGGGAGTCACGACGGCGTTCGTCCGGCTCCTCGAGAGGGCGGGGGTGAGACTCGTCGTGCCCGATGAGATCGAGTCGCTGTGCTGCGGGACGCCCTGGTCGTCGAAGGGGTACTCGGCAGGCGGTGATCTCAACGCCGGTCGCACCACCGCCGCGATCAGGAGGGCCTCCGAGAACGGGAGGCTTCCGGTCGTCGTCGACGCATCCAGCTGCACGGAGGGGTTCATCAACACGCTGCGCGGCGAGGACGTCACGGTGATGGACGCGGTGACGTTCGCCGCACGCGAGATCCTGCCGCGCCTCGCGACGACGCCCGTCTTCGACTCGCTCGTGCTGCACCCGACGTGCTCGTCCGTGCAGCTGGGGCTGGACGGCGACGTCCGTGTGCTGGCGGAGGCGGCGGCGGGGGAAGTGACGGTGCCGGACGCGTGGGGATGCTGCGCCTTCGCCGGCGACCGCGGCATGCTCCACCCCGAGCTGACCGCGTCGGCGACCGAGGGTGAGGCCGACGAGGTCAGGGCGATGCGGGCCGACGCGCACGCGTCGTGCAACCGCACGTGCGAGTTGGGGATGACGCGCGCGACGGGCGAGGATTACGAGCACATCCTGGAGCTGCTCGAGAAGGCGTCGCGACCGTGA